From a region of the Streptococcus ruminantium genome:
- the tkt gene encoding transketolase has translation MSNLSVNAIRFLGIDAIEQSKSGHPGVVMGAAPMAYSLFTKELRINPAQPNWINRDRFILSAGHGSMLLYGLLHLSGFEEVTMDEIKNFRQWGSKTPGHPEYGHTAGVDATTGPLGQGISTATGFAQAERFLAAKYNRDGFPIFDHYTYVICGDGDLMEGVSAEAASYAGLQKLEKLIVLYDSNDINLDGETKDSFTEDVRARYNAYGWHTDLVTDGTDVEAIFAAIERAKEAGKPSLIEVKTVIGHGSPNKQGTNAVHGAPLGAEEVEATRKALDWNYGPFEIPTEVYADFKENVADRGTAAYNTWVKLVEDYKVAYPDLAAEVTAILEGRDVVEIKPEDFPVYENGFSQATRNSSQDALNAAAKVLPTFLGGSADLAHSNMTYIKEDGLQDSVNPLNRNIQFGVREFAMGTILNGMAAHGGLRVYGGTFFVFSDYVKAAVRLSALQGLPVTYVFTHDSIAVGEDGPTHEPIEHLAGLRAMPNLTVFRPADARETQAAWYLALTSKSTPSALVLTRQNLIVEEGTDFDKVAKGAYVVYETEGFDTILLASGSEVNLAVKAAKELEAAGTKVRVVSVPSTELFDAQDAAYKEDILPNAIRRRLAIEMGATQSWYKYVGLDGKVLGIDTFGASAPAQTVIDNYGFTVENVVKLVGEL, from the coding sequence ATGTCAAATCTTTCAGTCAATGCGATTCGTTTCCTTGGTATTGATGCCATTGAACAATCAAAATCAGGTCACCCAGGTGTTGTCATGGGTGCGGCTCCTATGGCTTATAGTCTCTTCACAAAAGAACTTCGCATCAATCCAGCTCAGCCAAACTGGATAAATCGTGATCGCTTCATCTTGTCAGCGGGTCATGGCTCTATGCTCCTTTATGGACTGTTGCATCTTTCAGGCTTTGAAGAAGTGACTATGGATGAAATCAAGAACTTCCGTCAATGGGGTTCAAAAACACCTGGTCACCCAGAATACGGTCATACAGCAGGTGTTGATGCTACGACAGGGCCTCTTGGTCAAGGAATTTCAACAGCGACAGGTTTTGCTCAGGCTGAACGTTTCCTTGCTGCCAAATACAACCGTGACGGTTTTCCAATTTTTGACCACTATACTTATGTCATTTGTGGTGATGGAGATCTTATGGAGGGTGTATCTGCTGAAGCAGCTTCTTACGCAGGTCTTCAAAAACTAGAAAAATTGATTGTTCTCTATGATTCAAACGATATTAACTTGGATGGCGAAACAAAAGATTCCTTCACAGAGGATGTTCGTGCTCGTTACAATGCCTATGGTTGGCACACAGACTTAGTAACAGACGGTACGGATGTAGAGGCGATTTTCGCTGCTATTGAAAGAGCCAAGGAAGCTGGCAAACCATCTCTTATCGAAGTTAAGACAGTAATCGGTCATGGCTCACCAAATAAACAAGGCACAAATGCTGTTCACGGTGCTCCCCTTGGTGCTGAAGAAGTAGAAGCAACTCGTAAGGCACTTGACTGGAATTATGGACCATTTGAAATCCCAACAGAAGTCTATGCTGATTTTAAGGAAAATGTAGCTGATCGGGGTACAGCAGCTTACAATACCTGGGTGAAGTTGGTAGAAGACTACAAGGTAGCCTATCCAGATTTAGCAGCAGAAGTGACTGCAATCTTGGAAGGTCGTGATGTAGTCGAAATCAAACCAGAAGACTTCCCAGTCTATGAAAATGGCTTCTCCCAAGCAACTCGTAATTCATCACAAGATGCTCTTAATGCAGCAGCTAAGGTCTTGCCAACCTTCCTCGGTGGTTCAGCAGATTTGGCACATTCAAACATGACCTATATCAAGGAAGATGGCCTGCAAGATTCAGTCAATCCCCTTAACCGCAACATCCAGTTTGGTGTACGTGAATTTGCAATGGGTACTATCTTGAACGGTATGGCAGCACATGGTGGTCTTCGTGTCTACGGCGGTACTTTCTTTGTCTTCTCAGATTATGTTAAAGCTGCGGTTCGTTTATCAGCTCTTCAAGGATTGCCAGTCACTTATGTCTTCACTCACGACTCTATTGCAGTTGGTGAAGATGGTCCAACCCATGAGCCAATTGAGCATTTGGCAGGACTTCGCGCTATGCCAAACCTTACTGTTTTCCGCCCTGCGGATGCACGTGAAACACAGGCTGCTTGGTACTTGGCTTTAACAAGCAAGTCTACACCGTCTGCTCTCGTTCTCACTCGTCAAAACTTGATAGTGGAAGAGGGAACAGACTTTGACAAGGTTGCTAAAGGTGCCTATGTCGTCTACGAAACAGAAGGCTTTGATACCATCCTTCTTGCATCAGGTTCAGAGGTCAATCTGGCTGTCAAAGCAGCTAAAGAACTAGAGGCCGCAGGTACTAAAGTTCGTGTAGTTTCTGTACCATCTACAGAGCTCTTTGATGCACAAGATGCCGCTTACAAGGAAGACATCCTTCCAAATGCTATCCGCCGCCGTCTGGCGATTGAGATGGGGGCAACCCAAAGCTGGTACAAGTATGTCGGTCTTGATGGCAAAGTCCTTGGCATTGATACTTTTGGTGCATCAGCCCCAGCTCAAACGGTTATCGACAATTATGGCTTTACCGTAGAGAATGTGGTGAAATTAGTTGGCGAATTGTAG
- the ulaG gene encoding L-ascorbate 6-phosphate lactonase, with the protein MAKVQDITRESWILSTFPEWGTWLNEEIEEEVVPEGNVAMWWLGNCGIWIKTPGGANVVMDLWSSRGKSTKKVKDMVWGHQMANMAGVRKLQPNLRVQPMVIDPFAINELDYYLVSHVHSDHMDINTAAAILNNPELDHVKFVGPVESGDIWEKWGVPTDRIVRIAPGDSFEFKDIKIHAVESFDRTCLVTLPINGYEENGGNLAGLPVTDELMARKAVNYIFETPGGTIYHGADSHFSNYFAKHGRDFNIDVAINNYGDNPIGIQDKMTSIDLLRMAENLRAKVIIPVHYDIWSNFMASTDEILQLWKMRKERLQYDFHPFIWEVGGKYTYPLDKDRIEYHHPRGFDDCFLEDSNIQFKALL; encoded by the coding sequence ATGGCTAAAGTTCAAGATATTACAAGAGAATCATGGATTCTGTCAACCTTCCCAGAGTGGGGAACTTGGCTGAATGAAGAAATCGAAGAGGAAGTCGTACCAGAAGGCAACGTTGCCATGTGGTGGCTAGGGAACTGCGGTATATGGATTAAGACCCCGGGTGGAGCCAATGTTGTGATGGATCTTTGGTCTTCTCGTGGTAAGTCTACAAAAAAAGTAAAAGATATGGTTTGGGGACACCAGATGGCCAACATGGCTGGTGTTCGTAAATTGCAACCAAACTTGCGTGTGCAACCGATGGTCATCGACCCATTTGCTATCAATGAATTGGACTACTATCTCGTATCACATGTCCACAGCGACCACATGGATATTAACACCGCAGCAGCTATCCTTAACAACCCTGAATTGGATCACGTGAAATTTGTCGGTCCAGTTGAGAGCGGCGATATTTGGGAAAAATGGGGCGTGCCAACAGATCGTATTGTCCGCATTGCACCGGGTGATAGCTTTGAGTTTAAAGATATTAAAATCCATGCAGTTGAATCCTTTGACCGTACTTGCTTGGTAACCCTCCCTATTAATGGTTACGAAGAAAATGGTGGCAATTTAGCAGGTCTTCCTGTAACGGATGAATTGATGGCGCGTAAAGCTGTTAACTATATTTTTGAAACACCAGGCGGAACGATCTATCATGGCGCAGACTCTCACTTCTCAAACTACTTTGCAAAACATGGTCGTGATTTTAATATTGATGTTGCAATCAATAACTACGGAGACAACCCAATCGGTATTCAAGATAAGATGACTTCTATCGATCTTCTGCGTATGGCAGAAAACCTACGTGCCAAGGTGATTATTCCTGTCCACTATGATATCTGGTCCAATTTTATGGCTTCAACGGACGAGATTTTACAGCTTTGGAAGATGCGTAAAGAACGTCTACAATATGACTTCCATCCATTCATCTGGGAAGTAGGCGGTAAGTACACCTATCCACTTGATAAGGACAGGATTGAGTACCATCACCCACGAGGCTTTGATGATTGCTTCTTAGAAGATTCCAACATCCAGTTTAAGGCCTTGCTGTGA
- the tadA gene encoding tRNA adenosine(34) deaminase TadA: MNYTEEEKEYFMFQALKEARKSLEKEEIPIGCVIVKDGQIISRGHNAREELNQAIMHAEVMAIQEANQVEGNWRLLDTSLFVTIEPCVMCSGAIGLARIPHVVYGANNQKFGAAGSLYDILTDTRLNHRVEVERGILEDECAQIMQDFFRQRREKQKIEKLMTEK; encoded by the coding sequence ATGAACTATACAGAAGAAGAAAAAGAATATTTTATGTTCCAAGCCTTGAAAGAGGCAAGAAAGTCACTTGAGAAGGAAGAGATTCCAATTGGTTGTGTCATTGTGAAAGACGGACAGATTATCAGTCGGGGGCACAATGCGCGTGAGGAACTCAATCAGGCGATCATGCACGCAGAAGTGATGGCTATTCAAGAGGCCAATCAAGTTGAGGGGAACTGGCGTTTGCTAGATACGAGTCTCTTTGTCACAATCGAGCCTTGTGTTATGTGTAGCGGAGCTATCGGTCTAGCTCGCATTCCTCATGTCGTCTACGGTGCAAACAATCAGAAATTTGGTGCTGCGGGAAGTCTCTACGATATATTGACGGATACCCGTCTCAATCATCGAGTAGAAGTGGAGAGAGGTATTTTGGAAGATGAATGTGCACAGATTATGCAAGATTTTTTCAGACAGCGTCGGGAGAAACAAAAGATTGAAAAGTTGATGACCGAGAAATAA
- a CDS encoding ABC transporter ATP-binding protein/permease, which produces MLEIRKLDIRYGQKLLLKETSLQLEKGKVYTISGVSGVGKSSLLNKIGLIATDLGQMIYSYDGRRLNLSDEKQVSDFIATHIGFIFQEKNLLRHVNVYDNIALLLNNAQQIVGKDDRIDHYLEELGLSDKKYAFPYDLSGGEEQRVAIARALIADKDIILADEPTNSLDKDNRKKITDLLVDLAHRYQKIVVIVSHDDEVIDRGDVHLRLSNQTIEKVFTKEVEKQDQCLDKEVGILQKIDLPKRKFPIPKIVTGLLVCFIAISTLLFNITGLFQSHYQTLLDHSLENGLLAIKDTLDIKGKQVYDDFLSFTDKEISNLKQSDVISQVNPYLEFPYKGITLDTTQAGGIDVQPEVTVNGKTVALKSPYSIQPLFPTNMTERNIEYIDRTATQGLIVSESFLASQNLGNEISGQTKLTLDYYVPIALYKGQVTKSTGEIVDSDGDIFVKQRREFPIIGILKDSYPFQYSVHPNSFFMRVNEMLSLQEEAKKGVVLPDELGGLPVAEWRSSAYHITVANSTDVPGELSRLKKMPHVTTVSSSEDYQSLKHMLSYVRTVSTSVAVLILSLMILCLFFVFFQISNTRKEEVGILKALGFSSAAVRRFYYKELTIYTRSVCVMSLVMSVVLVAALAVSLQLKQQDVLAVVMRNFLTLPLVAFGAIVTSGLVPIYKACQTSPVDCIRLNR; this is translated from the coding sequence ATGTTAGAGATAAGAAAATTGGATATTAGATACGGACAAAAGCTCCTGTTAAAAGAAACATCTTTACAACTTGAGAAAGGAAAAGTCTATACGATTTCAGGAGTCTCTGGTGTTGGGAAATCCTCACTGCTCAACAAGATTGGCCTGATTGCCACTGATTTAGGTCAGATGATCTATTCTTATGACGGCAGGCGTCTCAATCTTTCAGATGAAAAGCAGGTTTCTGATTTTATAGCCACCCATATCGGTTTCATCTTTCAGGAAAAAAATCTCCTTCGACATGTCAATGTGTATGATAATATCGCTTTGTTGCTGAACAACGCACAGCAGATTGTCGGAAAGGACGACAGGATAGACCATTATTTAGAAGAACTGGGACTATCGGATAAAAAATATGCCTTCCCCTATGATCTATCAGGTGGAGAGGAGCAGCGAGTAGCCATTGCACGGGCGCTTATCGCTGATAAAGATATTATTTTAGCAGACGAGCCGACGAATTCTCTTGACAAGGACAACAGGAAAAAAATCACTGATTTGCTAGTTGATTTAGCTCATCGTTACCAAAAAATCGTCGTGATTGTTTCCCATGATGATGAGGTGATTGATCGAGGTGATGTCCATCTAAGGCTTTCCAATCAAACCATCGAGAAAGTTTTCACAAAGGAAGTGGAAAAACAGGATCAGTGCCTAGATAAAGAGGTGGGGATCTTACAGAAGATTGATTTACCAAAAAGAAAGTTCCCAATTCCCAAGATTGTTACAGGTCTACTTGTGTGTTTCATAGCTATCAGTACCTTATTGTTTAACATTACAGGCCTGTTCCAATCGCATTACCAAACATTATTAGATCATTCTTTGGAAAACGGTCTTCTCGCCATCAAGGATACTCTAGATATTAAGGGCAAACAGGTATATGATGATTTTCTTTCCTTTACAGATAAAGAAATTAGCAACTTAAAACAATCGGATGTTATTTCGCAGGTTAATCCTTATCTTGAATTTCCTTACAAAGGCATAACGCTAGATACTACTCAAGCTGGAGGGATTGATGTGCAACCAGAGGTGACTGTCAATGGTAAGACGGTTGCCTTGAAGTCTCCTTACAGCATTCAGCCCCTCTTTCCAACCAATATGACGGAGCGAAATATCGAGTACATAGATCGCACAGCAACACAAGGTTTGATTGTCTCAGAAAGTTTTCTTGCCAGTCAAAATTTAGGAAATGAAATCAGTGGACAGACCAAGTTGACGCTAGACTATTATGTTCCAATCGCCCTTTATAAGGGGCAGGTCACCAAGAGTACAGGAGAGATAGTGGATAGTGATGGTGATATTTTCGTCAAGCAACGAAGAGAATTCCCGATTATCGGTATATTGAAAGATTCCTATCCTTTCCAGTACTCGGTTCACCCCAACAGTTTCTTTATGAGGGTCAATGAAATGCTGTCTTTACAAGAAGAAGCCAAAAAGGGAGTGGTGTTACCCGACGAATTAGGAGGTTTACCAGTCGCAGAGTGGCGGTCAAGTGCCTATCATATTACTGTTGCCAATAGTACGGACGTTCCGGGTGAGCTGAGTCGTTTGAAAAAGATGCCGCATGTGACAACGGTATCTTCCTCAGAAGATTATCAGAGTCTGAAGCACATGCTGTCTTATGTCAGAACCGTTTCAACCAGTGTTGCGGTCCTTATATTATCTCTGATGATACTCTGCCTGTTCTTTGTCTTCTTCCAGATTAGCAACACTCGCAAAGAAGAAGTTGGTATTCTAAAGGCTCTCGGTTTTAGTTCGGCAGCGGTTCGTCGTTTTTATTATAAAGAGTTAACCATATATACAAGATCCGTTTGTGTTATGAGCCTAGTAATGTCCGTTGTATTGGTGGCTGCATTAGCTGTATCTCTGCAACTGAAACAACAGGATGTTCTAGCTGTTGTAATGAGGAATTTTCTTACTTTACCTTTAGTGGCTTTTGGTGCAATCGTCACTAGTGGACTTGTACCAATTTACAAGGCATGCCAAACATCTCCAGTAGATTGTATTCGATTGAATAGGTAG
- a CDS encoding BglG family transcription antiterminator, with protein MLLDKSSCALLRYLIGLQEPETIMAISKELQQSRRKIYYHLEKINDALPASVEPIESLPRVGLRLSEEQKQACRDLLDSIDSYTYVMNMSERIQLMMVYICITPERVTIERLMELTEVSRNTVLNDLNEIRSQLAQEQYKMTLYVSKSQGYSLACHPLNKIQYVHSLLYTIFLDANKGFLQVLEDKLFDLVGCQLLFSEEMAQFLQGQVSQLEKKLGKKINRYEIEFMLKVLPFVLLSYRNMEVDNLEKRATLKEFGQVRERIEYHVAQDLKDALLKTFDLGLDEIEVSLIAILLLSYRKDSDVHVFSQDFIDLKQVIERFIHHFEVHSTFELENPEELAKHLLAHCKALLFRKTYGILTKNPMVQQIQYKYSSLFAMTRVSGKILEEEWQIELSDEDIAYLTVHLGGAVHRSGTRKAPTQLVYLICDEGVSVQRLLYKQCRHHLPDKKIGAVFTTEQFKSVEDLLEVDFLITTSEGLETDFPLVQIHPIMDFDDVLNVTHFAKYRSLSDERQGFAVELDKLLSGYIADGKAAQELKQRLQKLITNELFTNLSNQDIETDLY; from the coding sequence TTGTTATTAGATAAGAGCAGTTGTGCTTTATTGAGGTATTTAATTGGATTGCAGGAGCCAGAGACCATCATGGCTATCTCTAAAGAGCTGCAGCAATCACGCCGAAAAATCTATTACCATCTAGAAAAGATAAATGATGCCTTGCCAGCAAGTGTAGAGCCAATCGAGAGTCTTCCACGTGTTGGTCTTCGTCTTTCAGAGGAACAGAAACAGGCTTGTCGTGATCTGCTGGACTCGATTGATTCTTACACCTATGTCATGAACATGTCTGAGCGCATCCAGTTGATGATGGTCTATATCTGTATTACACCGGAACGAGTGACGATTGAAAGACTGATGGAGTTGACAGAGGTTTCTCGTAATACCGTCTTGAATGACTTAAATGAAATCCGCTCTCAACTGGCTCAGGAGCAGTACAAGATGACACTCTACGTCTCCAAAAGCCAAGGCTATAGTCTAGCCTGTCATCCTTTGAATAAGATCCAATATGTCCACTCTCTTCTATACACGATTTTCTTAGATGCGAACAAGGGCTTTTTGCAAGTTTTAGAAGACAAATTATTTGACCTAGTTGGTTGCCAACTTCTTTTCTCGGAAGAGATGGCGCAGTTTTTACAGGGACAGGTTTCGCAGTTGGAGAAAAAACTAGGTAAGAAAATCAATCGCTATGAAATTGAGTTCATGCTGAAAGTCCTGCCCTTTGTGCTTCTCAGTTATCGCAATATGGAAGTGGATAACTTGGAAAAGCGAGCCACTCTTAAAGAATTTGGGCAGGTGCGGGAGAGAATAGAATACCATGTCGCTCAAGATTTGAAAGATGCTCTGCTGAAGACCTTTGACTTGGGCCTGGATGAAATCGAAGTTTCTCTAATTGCTATTTTGCTTTTATCCTATCGAAAGGATAGCGATGTTCATGTATTTAGTCAAGATTTTATTGACCTGAAGCAAGTTATTGAGCGTTTTATCCATCATTTTGAAGTTCACTCAACCTTCGAGTTAGAAAATCCAGAGGAGTTAGCCAAACACCTCCTAGCCCATTGCAAGGCCTTGCTGTTTAGAAAAACCTACGGTATTCTTACAAAAAATCCAATGGTGCAGCAGATTCAATACAAGTATAGCAGCTTGTTTGCCATGACTCGGGTATCTGGAAAAATTTTGGAAGAGGAGTGGCAGATTGAACTGTCTGATGAGGACATTGCTTATCTGACTGTCCATCTCGGCGGAGCTGTCCATAGAAGCGGGACACGCAAGGCACCGACTCAGCTTGTTTATCTGATATGCGATGAGGGGGTCTCAGTTCAGCGACTTCTCTACAAACAGTGTCGACATCATTTGCCAGATAAGAAGATCGGTGCAGTCTTTACAACTGAGCAGTTTAAAAGTGTAGAAGACCTCCTAGAAGTGGATTTTTTGATTACAACCAGTGAAGGTTTGGAAACAGATTTTCCATTGGTTCAGATTCATCCTATCATGGACTTTGATGATGTACTCAATGTGACCCATTTCGCAAAATACCGCAGTTTATCTGATGAAAGGCAGGGCTTTGCGGTAGAACTGGATAAGCTCTTGTCAGGCTATATTGCTGATGGCAAGGCAGCTCAGGAACTCAAACAACGCTTACAAAAGCTGATTACTAATGAACTCTTTACCAATTTATCCAATCAAGATATTGAAACGGACCTATATTAG
- a CDS encoding DUF4352 domain-containing protein: MQKKPFYKRIWFIVLVGLVIIGSLQSVLGGGNPSSTSTNQTTSSTNQVTTATSSSSSEKQQEVTYSIGQEVPVGNVIYFVNSKEITTNVGGEFGKNANGVFLLLNVTVKNNGKEAITVIDDFFTLLKGDVKYKSDSSAGIYANQDTKFFLTKVNPENSVTGNVVFDITEETANDPSIQLRVQTGFWGTETGLINLQ, encoded by the coding sequence GTGCAAAAGAAACCGTTCTATAAACGGATTTGGTTTATTGTTCTAGTGGGATTGGTTATAATTGGTAGCTTGCAGAGTGTACTTGGAGGAGGTAATCCTTCATCAACTTCTACGAACCAAACTACTTCATCAACTAATCAAGTCACAACAGCAACCTCATCTAGTAGTTCGGAAAAACAACAAGAAGTTACTTATAGCATTGGGCAGGAAGTCCCAGTCGGAAATGTTATTTATTTTGTAAATTCAAAAGAAATCACTACAAATGTAGGTGGAGAATTTGGTAAAAATGCCAATGGCGTCTTTCTATTGTTAAACGTAACCGTAAAAAATAATGGTAAGGAAGCCATTACAGTGATAGATGACTTCTTTACTTTATTAAAAGGTGATGTAAAATATAAATCAGATTCATCAGCAGGTATATATGCCAATCAAGATACTAAGTTTTTCTTGACAAAAGTAAACCCTGAAAATTCTGTTACCGGTAATGTTGTTTTTGATATTACAGAAGAAACAGCTAATGACCCAAGTATCCAACTTAGAGTTCAAACAGGTTTTTGGGGTACAGAAACTGGTTTAATCAATCTTCAATAA
- a CDS encoding metallophosphoesterase has translation MKKEYFVVGDVHGKYELLCDILKKWDQGKQQLIFLGDLIDRGENSKACLELAWQLVREKGAICLVGNHERMLLAWLRDPISRYDHYRRNGGDTTINSLLGRALDAPVDGVIAAHQVMEQYGDLIDFIKSCPYHLETERYIFVHAGVDLTLSDWRETNNHDKVWLRKPFHEAENITGKLIIFGHTPVYNLYQTNLRISQIWTSPDGKMGIDGGAVYGGVLHGVVLDSIGLVRDYIVGAINPRKEIEE, from the coding sequence ATGAAAAAAGAATATTTTGTGGTAGGAGATGTGCATGGAAAATATGAACTTCTCTGTGATATCCTTAAAAAATGGGATCAAGGCAAGCAACAACTAATCTTTCTGGGAGATTTGATCGACCGAGGGGAAAATTCTAAAGCTTGCTTGGAACTTGCTTGGCAGTTGGTTCGTGAAAAAGGCGCTATCTGTCTAGTGGGTAACCATGAGCGAATGCTGTTGGCTTGGTTGCGAGATCCTATTAGCCGCTATGATCATTATCGTCGTAATGGAGGAGATACAACTATCAATTCCCTCCTTGGTCGAGCCTTAGATGCACCGGTTGATGGGGTGATTGCTGCTCATCAGGTTATGGAGCAATACGGAGACTTGATTGATTTTATCAAATCTTGTCCCTATCATCTTGAAACAGAACGCTATATTTTTGTTCATGCTGGTGTAGATTTGACCCTATCAGACTGGCGGGAAACCAACAATCATGATAAGGTATGGCTACGCAAACCATTCCATGAAGCTGAAAACATCACAGGGAAACTAATTATTTTTGGACACACACCTGTCTATAATCTTTATCAGACCAACCTCCGTATCAGTCAAATTTGGACTAGTCCAGATGGTAAGATGGGGATAGATGGTGGCGCTGTTTATGGTGGTGTACTGCATGGAGTTGTATTAGATAGTATAGGTTTGGTGCGGGATTACATTGTTGGTGCCATCAATCCAAGAAAAGAAATTGAAGAGTAA
- a CDS encoding glucose-6-phosphate isomerase: MTHITFDYSKVLGQFVGTHEVDYMQPQVTLADELLRKGTGAGSDYIGWLDLPENYDKEEFARIKEAAAKIQKESEVLVVIGIGGSYLGAKAAIDFLSNAFVNLQTREERKAPQILYAGNSISSSYLADLVEYVADKDFSVNVISKSGTTTEPAIAFRVFKELLVKKYGQEEANKRIYATTDKARGAVKVEADANGWETFVVPDDVGGRFSVLTAVGLLPIAAAGADIDALMEGANAARKDYASDKIAENAAYQYAAVRNILYRKGYVTEILANYEPSLQYFSEWWKQLAGESEGKDQKGIYPTSANFSTDLHSLGQFIQEGNRNIFETVVRVDKPRKNILIPEMAEDLDGLGYLQGKDVDFVNKKATDGVLLAHTDGGVPNMFVTLPQQDEFTLGYTIYFFELAIAVSGYLNGINPFDQPGVEAYKANMFALLGKPGYEELSAELNARL; encoded by the coding sequence ATGACACATATTACATTTGATTATTCAAAAGTGTTAGGCCAATTCGTGGGCACACATGAAGTTGATTATATGCAGCCACAAGTGACACTTGCAGATGAACTACTACGCAAGGGTACCGGTGCAGGTAGTGACTATATCGGCTGGCTGGATTTGCCAGAAAACTATGACAAAGAAGAATTTGCTCGTATTAAAGAAGCAGCAGCTAAGATCCAAAAAGAGAGTGAAGTTTTGGTGGTTATCGGCATTGGTGGTTCTTATCTTGGTGCCAAAGCAGCTATTGACTTCTTGAGCAATGCTTTTGTGAACTTGCAAACTCGTGAAGAACGTAAAGCTCCACAGATTCTTTATGCAGGAAACTCTATCTCATCTAGCTACCTTGCTGATTTGGTAGAGTATGTCGCAGATAAAGACTTCTCAGTCAACGTGATTTCCAAATCAGGTACAACGACTGAGCCAGCCATCGCCTTCCGTGTTTTCAAGGAATTGCTCGTGAAGAAATATGGCCAAGAAGAGGCTAACAAACGCATTTATGCTACAACGGATAAGGCACGAGGTGCTGTTAAAGTTGAAGCAGATGCCAATGGCTGGGAAACATTTGTTGTGCCAGATGATGTCGGTGGACGCTTCTCAGTCTTGACTGCAGTAGGTCTTTTGCCGATTGCAGCAGCAGGTGCAGATATTGATGCGCTCATGGAAGGTGCAAATGCAGCTCGTAAAGACTATGCTTCTGACAAGATTGCTGAAAATGCTGCCTATCAGTACGCAGCAGTTCGTAACATCCTTTACAGAAAAGGTTATGTGACAGAAATCTTAGCAAACTACGAGCCATCACTCCAATACTTCAGCGAATGGTGGAAACAACTGGCTGGTGAGTCAGAAGGGAAAGACCAAAAAGGTATCTACCCAACCTCTGCCAACTTCTCAACAGACTTGCATTCTCTTGGTCAATTCATTCAAGAAGGTAACCGCAACATCTTTGAAACAGTTGTTCGTGTGGATAAACCAAGAAAAAATATCTTGATTCCTGAAATGGCAGAAGACTTGGATGGTCTTGGCTACCTCCAAGGAAAAGATGTTGATTTTGTTAACAAAAAAGCAACTGACGGTGTTCTTCTTGCTCACACAGATGGTGGCGTACCAAACATGTTTGTTACTCTTCCGCAACAAGATGAATTTACCCTCGGTTATACCATTTACTTCTTTGAATTGGCAATCGCTGTATCTGGCTATCTCAATGGTATCAATCCATTCGATCAACCGGGTGTAGAAGCGTACAAGGCGAACATGTTTGCCCTTCTTGGCAAGCCTGGTTATGAAGAATTAAGTGCAGAATTGAATGCTCGTCTCTAA
- a CDS encoding L-ribulose-5-phosphate 4-epimerase yields MPKDLQAMRQRVYEANVALPAHGLVKFTWGNVSEVCRELGRIVIKPSGVDYDKLTPENMVVTDLDGQVIEGDLNPSSDLATHVALYKAWPNVHAVVHTHSTEAVGWAQAGRDIPFYGTTHADYFYGSIPCARSLTAEEVDQAYEKETGSVIIETFAERGLDPVAVPGIIVRNHGPFTWGKDPAQAVYHSVVLEEVARMNRYTEQINPRVEPAPQYIMDKHYLRKHGPNAYYGQKGDSH; encoded by the coding sequence ATGCCGAAAGATTTACAGGCTATGCGGCAACGGGTCTACGAGGCCAATGTCGCTCTACCTGCTCATGGTTTAGTCAAATTTACCTGGGGGAATGTCTCCGAGGTCTGTCGTGAGCTTGGTCGTATTGTTATCAAACCTTCAGGCGTTGACTATGATAAGTTGACACCTGAAAACATGGTCGTGACAGATTTGGATGGTCAAGTTATTGAAGGAGATCTCAATCCTTCTTCAGACCTAGCAACTCATGTAGCCCTCTATAAGGCTTGGCCCAATGTCCATGCGGTTGTCCACACCCATTCGACAGAGGCTGTTGGCTGGGCACAGGCTGGTCGTGATATTCCTTTCTATGGAACTACACATGCGGATTATTTTTACGGTTCCATTCCCTGTGCTCGTTCCCTGACAGCAGAGGAGGTTGATCAGGCTTACGAAAAAGAAACGGGATCAGTGATTATCGAAACCTTCGCAGAGCGAGGTCTGGATCCTGTCGCTGTCCCTGGAATCATCGTCCGAAACCACGGTCCGTTCACGTGGGGAAAAGATCCTGCTCAGGCTGTTTATCACAGTGTTGTCCTTGAAGAAGTGGCACGTATGAACCGTTACACCGAGCAGATCAATCCACGGGTTGAGCCAGCTCCTCAGTACATCATGGATAAACACTATCTCCGTAAGCATGGACCAAATGCTTATTATGGGCAAAAAGGTGACAGTCACTAG